In the genome of Cryptomeria japonica chromosome 8, Sugi_1.0, whole genome shotgun sequence, one region contains:
- the LOC131857849 gene encoding receptor-like protein 19 has protein sequence MAGNTIHSPYLACGVAGVSCNLRTGRVYRLDLSGNYLEGNISSSLFQLAQLEHLDLSHNLFKDKFSPPHNPKLKSLTFLDLSFAGYVNESSLDSVKEFYVSLESLSNLVSLEYLSLAGVNISVKKEWGEVSGSLSNLQQLSMSDCGLGGQIPNFPSEPHLSPSSRSIIQQVNWGSFPSRLTLPKYFHYLDLHNNSLEGVLPFPPAGPNLLMNQFNGSIPTDIGAYLQNTRFLSLSRNNFSGAIPESICTPYLQVLDLSNNTLSSVIPTHLTRNCSFLSVLDLAENHLEGRSLQVLDLGNNNLEGTIPQWIGKLSQLHVLVLRSNHYQGSIPRQVIGLPNLQILDLSGNRLSGTIPSHLTNLLAMVNASQNNPNHLEFFFSYGTYTNQITISWKGWDVELVKVLFILKCIDLSNNNLSGSIPPEMGSLQGLIALNLSRNHLSSRIPNTMGRMDHLESLDLSLNRLNGNIPLELQLLSYLQFLNLSYNMLDGKVPRGRQFLTFVESSYLENSDGEMIGWAVGLGLSYGLGFSIVIGILTFNKSVRNRAFNSYDVVILAVDRRIRGNR, from the exons GAGTCAGTTGTAATCTCCGCACAGGCCGTGTTTATCGACTGGATTTGAGTGGAAACTATTTGGAAGGTAACATCAGTTCATCGTTGTTCCAACTTGCACAGTTGGAGCACCTCGATCTCAGTCACAACCTCTTCAAGGATAAATTCAGTCCTCCCCATAATCCAAAGTTGAAGAGTCTCACTTTTCTTGACTTGTCATTTGCTGGTTATGTAAATGAATCCTCTCTGGATTCTGTAAAGGAATTTTATGTTAGTTTGGAAAGCTTATCAAATCTGGTGAGCTTGGAATACCTTTCTCTTGCTGGAGTGAACATCTCTGTAAAGAAAGAATGGGGTGAAGTTTCTGGCAGTCTATCCAACCTTCAACAACTCAGCATGTCTGACTGTGGGCTTGGAGGACAAATTCCCAATTTCCCTTCTGAACCTCACCTCTCTCCTTCATCTCGATCTATCATACAACAAGTTAACTGGG GGTCATTTCCATCTAGACTAACATTACCCAAGTATTTTCACTATCTAGATTTGCACAATAACAGCTTAGAAGGTGTTCTTCCTTTTCCTCCTGCTGGTCCTAATCTGCTGATGAATCAGTTTAATGGTTCTATTCCTACTGACATTGGTGCGTATCTTCAAAATACAAGGTTCTTATCCTTGTCGAGGAATAATTTCAGTGGAGCGATTCCAGAATCTATTTGCACTCCATATTTGCAGGTTCTCGACCTTTCAAATAATACGCTGAGTAGTGTCATTCCTACTCATTTAACCAGGAATTGTTCTTTTCTTAGTGTTCTAGATTTGGCGGAAAATCATCTGGAAG GCCGATCTCTGCAAGTATTGGATTTGGGAAATAATAATTTGGAAGGCACCATTCCCCAGTGGATAGGTAAGCTATCACAACTGCATGTGTTGGTGTTAAGGTCTAATCATTATCAAGGCAGTATCCCACGCCAGGTAATTGGCCTTCCAAATCTTCAAATTCTGGATCTTTCTGGCAACCGCCTTTCAGGGACTATTCCAAGCCACCTTACAAACTTGCTTGCAATGGTCAATGCATCACAGAATAATCCAAACCATCTAGAATTCTTCTTCTCATATGGTACGTATACAAATCAGATTACAATTTCCTGGAAAGGTTGGGATGTTGAGCTTGTTAAAGTTCTTTTCATTCTTAAATGTATTGatctttcaaacaacaacttatCTGGGAGCATTCCTCCCGAAATGGGATCTCTTCAAGGCTTGATAGCCCTTAACCTTTCAAGGAATCATCTCAGTAGCCGAATCCCAAATACAATGGGACGCATGGATCATCTAGAGTCTTTGGACCTCTCGCTAAACAGGCTAAATGGCAACATTCCATTAGAACTTCAGTTGCTGAGTTATTTACAGTTCTTGAATCTGTCTTACAATATGCTTGATGGAAAAGTACCCCGCGGGAGACAGTTTCTAACGTTTGTGGAGTCGTCCTACTTAG AGAATTCAGATGGTGAAATGATAGGATGGGCAGTGGGACTTGGATTGAGTTATGGTTTGGGATTCTCTATTGTGATTGGAATATTGACTTTCAATAAGAGTGTGAGAAATAGAGCCTTCAATTCGTATGATGTTGTAATTTTAGCTGTTGATCGGCGTATAAGAGGGAATAGATGA